ATTCAATACAAGGTTATGAACACTTGTAACTCTAGAGTCCTTCTTAAATCCCAAGATCGTGAAACCACTTTGTTTGTCACTGACATGACAAAAGCCAACGTCACGATCCcaaggctcataagatgggatGAAATTGACCTCTCCCATTCATGGTCAATTGACCGAGCTATCCCAACGTAACCTAGACAAGCACCTCTCTTATGAGAAATAAAACAGGATAAATTAGGGAAAGTAGAGATTTTCTTTGGCAGACGAAACTCCTTTTCCTCCAGATCTGAAGCAGGAACATCCAATGATTTTGCTTCAGCAAGAAGGTCTTTCTCTGTGACTTCTCAATcccagttttcaaaaatttcaaaaccaaTACATTCTGAAATCAATATTTCaggattacaaaataatttaaacatttCTCAACCAATTTATCAAACCGAAGGTAAGCATttagatgatgatgttgaaataGAATCTTCCATTCAATCTCCAACATACTCATCTATGCATGATGCCTAATATTCTTTTGTGAATGATGTCCAATGAGTAGCACAGAATTTGTTAtaaagagggaagaagaagagctGGAGAGCTTACAAGGGATCTCTCAGAGCTTCTCTCACTAACTTCTCTCTAAGTTTTTAAAACTGAAGGGTTataattttgagaaaattttttaattttatttatattgttcCCAAATTGCTTTGGGAACAAAATTCTGAGTATTTGGATGGTTGAATGGGTTATAAGATCAGGATTGGTTTTGTTTTTGTAATGTTTAATATCTATTGAGTCAGTATTTATTAGGATGAATTCGTAAAATTGGCAGGTTTTGTTGGGTGCCAATGGCCTGAAGTGGAATTCGGTAGGGAAAATCTTTGGGATGACTTTGTTTGGTGAGCTATCCCAAAATTCAGGCTCCGTATGGATAACGTTTGAGGTTTTGTTTGTGGGTATGTAATTAGTTTGGGCCTTTTGTATTTTGGTGGTGATTGAGGATGTTTGGGGTGTTTGGATAATTgccttttcttttggtttttgtATGACTATTTTTTGGTTGGCCATTTGGGATATCATTTGTGTTAAGTCAATTTCTTCATCTGACTCACTGCAAATGTCAGCCCAAgtttttttgttaagttttgtGAGGCCTTGGTCCTGTAGAGCCATGAGGGTTTCGATTGGAAAGGCATAATCTGCCTTAGTTTGTTTGGATTGATTGATTGCTGGTTCAATTGGTTGTTGGGCTAGGCTTTTGGAGGATTGTTGGGTGGATGACCCAGTTGGGGTGCTAGACCCTGATTTTCTGATTGGCCTAGGTAGGGCTAGGCAAACGCCTCTGCCTCTAACAGAGGCTAAAGTTGTCTTTTTAGGCATTGTCGTATCCTTACTTGTCTCCCTGCAAATATTCACGTGTGAGAAAGTCAGGGAGAGAGTTTGAGTTACCCTTGATGTGctcaatatcaaaataaaaaacacttaAAATAGCTTGCCATCTggcaaaaatttattttgatgcaAGGTTTTTAACATCATTTTGTAAAACTTCTTTGGCTGATTTACAATCAACTTGgactaaaaatttttgattgagtAAATCCGATTGAAATTTTGTAATGCATAAAACTATggctaaaatttcttttttgattgtGGAATAGTTTTGTTGAGTGCTATTCCAATGTTTGGATGTAAATGCAATGATAGATTCTTTATCatgcaatttttgttttagGATACCCCCGTATCCTAAATCTGATGTATGTGTTTCCACTATCTTGAATGCATGAGGAACAGGTAGGTAAAGACAAGGAAGATTGCAGACTTTGGTTTTAAGAAATCTGATAATATCAGAATGTTTGTCTATCCATGGTGGAAGATTTTTCTTAAGCCTATCATGGAGAGGCTTAATGAGATTGTTAAGATTTGGGATGAAATTCGATACATAATTGAGACATCCGAGGAACCTCTGGAGCTGAGGTTTATCAAGGATATAATCTGGAAACTTTTCTGCAAACAAAATCGATCTTTCAATTGGAGTTATAGTTCCTTGGAAAATCATATGACCAAGAAAACGAATTTTTGTCTGGAAAAGAACAATTTTTGATTTAGAGACAGCAAGACCGTTTTTTTGGATGATGTACATAAAAGTTTTAACATGCTTAAAACGTTCATCCAAAGTTTGGGAAAACATTAAGACATCATCAATATAAACGATTGCAAAGTTTGAATATGGGTTGAAGATGTCgttcataattttttgaaattcagaTGGGGCATTtttcagaccaaaaggcattacattccattcatattgACCGAATGGAACTGTAAATGCTGTTTAATATCGGTCTGATTCTGTGATTTGGATCTGCCAAAAACCGGATttcatattaaattttgaaaaaatgtttGCGTAGTTTAATCTATTAAGTAAATCCTTTTTGTTTGGGATATGATAACGAATCCATTTCAAAGCTTGGTTCAAAGGTTTGTAATTGATGACGAGTCTAGGCATTCCTCATTCTATCTCAGCTTgtttattaacataaaaagcAGAGCAGGACCAAGGACTCTTGCTAGGACGAATTAATCCTTTATCCaaaagatctttaatttctttttcacaaTGCTGCAAAAGCTGCTCATTCATCTGAATGGGGCGGGCTTTTGTAGGGATTTTTGATTCCTTGAAATCTTTTTTATAGGGAAGATCAACAATGTGTTCTTTGCTATTCCAGAAGGCATGGGGCAAATCAGAATAGATAGACTCTTCAATttgatttgaaagattttttattttgtcttgaGTCTTTGGTTGAGAAAGTTGTGATTCAAgggttttgaaagagatttcttCTTTCAAAAAGCAAATTTGTTTGGTTTGGGATTCAATTAGGTTTAGAGATCTCTGCTTGGATGAGTCTAGAACTCAAAGAAAGTTACCTGTCCTCCCACAAAAGAGGTTAGTCTAGGAAAGTCTGCTAGATACGGAAACAAAAGGATTATGAAAGGTGTCCCCAAGACTACATCATTTTTGATATTCTTTGCTATAAGAAATTTGGTGAGAATTCTAAGATTACCCTTTTCAACAAAAACATCGGTTAGTTTAAAATTGATACTTAGCCTTTCGCCCGTTATTGAGCTAAGACGTTCAGTATACTTTTCGAAATATTTTGTGCGGATCAGATCTTCCTTAATACAGTTTGAATCTGCACCTGAGTCAAAGAGTGCAATGGTTTcgaaaacaaaatctttaacGACAATTCGGATATGAACATGATGCTTCATAAAAGAGAATACATTTATTATTCTCAAGATTTCTTTTCGTTCATTGTctttagaaattttattttcttgtttcttagaaCACTCAGTTTGATTTAAAAGAGAATCAAGTTCTTAATCATCAGACTCTTCTTGTTGCATTATTTGCGAGAGAATGTTCTGATGATTGTCttgattttttttgattttctggATTTCTCTCTTAAGGTTGTTAACCTCTGTTTGGAAATCCTGGATGGTTATGGGACGAATaacttatttttctaattttttgaaaataggttTGACATCATATTTATTGCTAAGGACCAAATTTTTGGTTTCTTCTCATTTTGCAAAgatcttttcaatttcaaaaggaagtctttcttttgttctggaTTGTCAATAGCCTCGATAGCATCAAATAAGAGATCTTGATCTTTGGATAAAACATTAATTTGCCTGACTTCTGAATCTGAAGATGATTCAATGTCATCAACTTGGATGTTATTGATATCATCTGAAGATTCTGGGTCAGAATCATTATCTGAACTTtctatcaaaatattattaatctGTTCCTCAATCAGAGGATCAAGGTTTAGATTATTAATCTTTCCTTTTAACCGACAATATTTGCTAATATGTCCTGGTTTCTTACATGTATAGCAAATAATGGGATTTTTCTGTGGATGGCTTTGGAAATTCTTTTGGaaacctttttcatttttaggtTTTTGAAACCTTTTCTGGATCTTCTGAAATTCTTTTAGGAATAGGTTTAAAAACTTTTCGATTGGATggtcttttagattttcttggATGACAAGCAGGAAGACCAAATTGTTCACAGAAAGTTTCCAGATCAATACGATTTTGAGTTTTCTCACGAGCAAGTTGCCTTTCGATTTTATCATCTTGACAAATCTTCAGAGCAACCTTTTGAATGAAAGAAATGAGTTGGCCATAACTCAACTCGTCATAGGGTATTATCCTGTCTGGAGTTAGGCTGCGAATTTTGTCCCTTACTTTATCTCCCAGGGATTTGGGAAGTCCTGTAAGGAATTTTTGTTTCCAAAAGGGTTGTTGACTGTCTTCTCTGGTATAGACCCTAGTAAGAAAGGTGTCTTTATACCATCGAAAGTCAGACAAAGTTTTGCACCTTAGATTGGAAAGTAATTCAGCAAAATGATCTTTCCAAAGAGATGGGTCACCAATGAAGTGGCTGGCTATAGTAAAGATTAAGGTGTTAACGGCATCAGGGATGGGTTCTCTATCGTCACCAATGATGggttcattttgattattaacttTGATAGCAGAAAAGATTGAGTATTTTTGGCTATCAGAAAGGTAGTTATCCCACCATCCTTTGAGTTGACCATTGAACCCAGAAACAATAGCATTGGCTATTGCCTCTTCAGAGACCCCTTCTTTATTCTTCCTGGTATTGTAAAATCCCCCCTAGCAAGATGGTGGGAGGTTAGGATCCCCTCCTTTGTTCCTCATGGGCATATGAGAACGTACCTCCTGGGTAGACGCAAGGGTTGTAGTTTcgccccacttgctccaggttggttAGTATAGAGGCTCCCCGAGTAGATGCAAGGGTGTGGTCTgccccacttgctccgggttatgCGGAATTATGTATAAAAGTACAAAGATATGATGTATATGTGATGTAAAGTATGTAATGAATGATTATAAACGCTTATGCACTCAattttatctgagatacgagtttctctgggtaaagtaccgtggcttgccaccacgtgttctaggttgagactcgatactctgttgatccTACGACATAAGGGTGACCAAACacgtataaattcccgggaaggATATCTCCC
This sequence is a window from Arachis duranensis cultivar V14167 chromosome 2, aradu.V14167.gnm2.J7QH, whole genome shotgun sequence. Protein-coding genes within it:
- the LOC107474791 gene encoding uncharacterized protein LOC107474791 → MDQLRLDHQEQSTILHEIREDQRTMRDEQQRQRYFLAEIKELEQKSDSETEKGLQMLKNKEGVSEEAIANAIVSGFNGQLKGWWDNYLSDSQKYSIFSAIKVNNQNEPIIGDDREPIPDAVNTLIFTIASHFIGDPSLWKDHFAELLSNLRCKTLSDFRWYKDTFLTRVYTREDSQQPFWKQKFLTGLPKSLGDKVRDKIRSLTPDRIIPYDELSYGQLISFIQKVALKICQDDKIERQLAREKTQNRIDLETFCEQFGLPACHPRKSKRPSNRKVFKPIPKRISEDPEKINNILIESSDNDSDPESSDDINNIQVDDIESSSDSEVRQINVLSKDQDLLFDAIEAIDNPEQKKDFLLKLKRSLQNEKKPKICKEHIVDLPYKKDFKESKIPTKARPIQMNEQLLQHCEKEIKDLLDKGLIRPSKSPWSCSAFYVNKQAEIE